Genomic segment of Umezawaea sp. Da 62-37:
CCGGCGGTCCGGTAGCCGCGCCGGAAGTCCCGGCTCGACCGATCCGCTCCGCCACCAGGATTCGAACCTGGACCATCTGAACCAAAATCAGAGGTGCTGCCTTTACACCATGGCGGATCGGACGGGGCGGGCCCCGTCCACGCGAACACATGTTGTCATGCCGGCGGCCGGCTTGGTCGCACGACCACTCAACTGGCCGCTACCGTTGAGTGATTCGATCATGACGTACCGTGTTGTGCCAGGTCAAGAGGTGCCGATAACGGTCGTCAGGAAGTCGTCCAGATTCCGGGTGTAGGCGCCCGGGTCGACATTCCACTCCGCGGTGTGGTCGGCGCCCCGCACCTCGACGTACCGCAGCGGCCACCGGAGGCGCTCGGCGGCGGCCGCGAGGTCCCTCGACGCCTGCACCGGGACGGTCCCGTCGGCGTCACCGTGGAAGATCAACGTGCTCGGCTTGACCCGCGGCGGGTTGGCGATCAGGTCGAACTGGTCGAAGCCGATGTCCGCCCGCCAGTCCGACACGACCTCGGCGACCGGCACGATCGCCGTGGGCACGCCCCGGTTGGCGGCCTGGAGCTCCAGCGTCTTCGTCCAGCTGGTCACCGGCGCGTCCAGCACGACCCCGGCGACGATCGCGGCCAGCGGCGACAGGGCGAGCACCTGGCCGACGATCGCGCCGCCCATGGACCAGCCGTAGAGCAGCACGCGGGTGGCGCCGTGCCCCTGCGCGTACCCGATCGCGGCCTCGACGTCGCGCCACTCGGTGCCGCCCAGGTGGTAGAGGCCGTCCGGGGACGCGGGCGCGCCCTCGGCCCCGTCGTTGCGGTAGGTCACCGCGAGCACCGGCAGGCCGCGCTCGTGCAGCCGCGGCATGACCCGCAGCGCCTCGGTGCGCGCCCCCGCGCGGCCGTGGACGGTGATGGCCCACGTGGTCGACGTGCCGGGCACGAACCACGCCGGGGCGTCGCCCAGCTCGGTGGGGATCTGCACGTCGGTGTAGTCGAGGCGGTGCGCGGTGCGCGGGTCGGTGGTCCACACCGACGCCTGCATGCGCACCTTCGTGCCCGCGGGCGGTGCCGCGCCGTCGATCAGCGGGCGCTGGACCTTGCCGCAGGGACGGCCCTTCACCGGGCCGACGCGGGCCGTGCCGCCCTGCCACACCAGACCCCAGGTGCCGGGCAGCACGGTGTCCTCGGACTCCTCCAGCAGCACGGCGGGCTTCGCCGCGTCGCCCGCCGGGCCCGCGGACGTGTCGCCGAAACCGGGCTGCGCGTTGGCGGGCTCCAGCAGCTGGCCGCTGTAGTACCAGCCGCCGCCCAGGACCCCGCCCGCCGCCAGCAGTAAGACCACGACAGCGGTCGTGGTCAGGATGACGGCGCGGCGACGGCGACGAGGGGACGGCTGGCTCGGTTCCACCGGCACATGATGCAGGCGCGGGACCATGGTGGGCCCTAGGGTGCCGGGATGACTGGTAGACGGCGCGACGGCGACCCGGAGGCGGCGCCGGTCGCCAGGGTCCGCATGACGGGCAAGGAACGGCGTGAGCAGCTGCTCGCCGTGGCCCGCGCCCTGTTCGCGGAGAAGGGGTACGAGGTCACCTCCGTGGAGGAGATCGCCCACCGCGCCGGGGTGAGCAAACCCGTGGTGTACGAGCACTTCGGCGGCAAGGAGGGCATCTACGCGGTGGTGGTCGACCGCGAGATGGAAGCGCTGATGGCCCAGATCGTGAACGCGCTGTCGGGCGGGCACCCCCGCGAGTTGCTGGAGCAGGCGGCCTGCGCGCTGCTGGACTACATCGAGGGGTCGTCGGACGGGTTCCGCATCCTGGTCCGGGACTCGCCGGTGGCGTCGTCCACGGGGACGTTCTCGTCGTTGCTGAACGACATCGCCTCCCAGGTGGAGAGCATCCTGGGGACGCACTTCACCCAGCAGGGGTACGACCGGAAGCTGGCCGCGCTGTACAGCCAGGCGCTGGTGGGGATGGTCGCGCTGACCGGGCAGTGGTGGCTGGAGGTGCGCAAGCCGGGGAAGGACGAGGTCGCCGCGCACCTGGTGAACCTGGCGTGGAACGGCCTGTCGCACATGGACCACAGGCCGGGGCTGACGATCCGCTAACCCCTGGTGACCTTCAGCAGCTTGTCGTCGGTGCCGTTGGAGGACGTCACGTAGAGCGCCCCGTCCGGACCCAGCCGGGCGGCCCGCAGCCTGCCGTGGGTGCCGTCGAGTTCGGCGGGGACGGCCACCGAGTGCACGCCGCCCTCCGGGGTGAGCGTGAACAGCATCAGCTTCGACCCCTTCAGCGCCGCCACGGCCAGCACGCCCTCCAGGTCGCCCCACTGCGAGCTCGCGAGGAACGCCGCGCCGGAGATCGCCTCGGTCGGGTCGCCGGACACCCACACCGCGGGGACGGCGTCGGGGAAGCGTTGCAGGTCGGTCATCGGCACGCCCTCGTCGTAGCCGGGCTTCGTGCCGCCCTGGCCGGGGTCCCAGCCGTAGTTGGCGCCGGGCTTGAGGAGGTTCAGCTCGTCGTCGATGTCGGGGCCGTGCTCGGCGGTGAAGACCTGGCCGGTCTTCGGGTTGACGGCGACGCCCTGCACGTTGCGGTGGCCGTAGGTGTAGACCCGGCTGCCCGCGATGGGGTTGTCCGATTGCGCGGCGCCCGTTTCCAGGCTGATGCGGAGCACCTTGCCGCCCAGGCTGTCGAGGTTCTGGGCCGCGGTGCCGTTGGCGGTGTCGCCGGTGCCGACGAGCAGCGAGCCGTCCTGGGCGATGGTCGGGCGGCAGCCGGAGTGCCTGCCGCTGGGGTTCACCGGGAGCCCGCCCAGGAGCGGGTTCTTGATCCGCTGGGCGCTCGTGCCGTCGTCGGAGAGCTGCCAGGTGACCAGGCGGACGTCGTCCCGCGAGGTCTGGCAGGTGGTGAAGCGGTGCGAGGTGAGGAAGTCCGGGTGGACGACCAGACCCATCAGTCCGCCCTCACCGCGTGGCTCCACGTCGGCTAGGTCGGCCTTCACGTCGGTGGCCTTGCCGTCCTTGACGAGCGTCAGCTTGCCGTCGCGCTGGGTGACGAGCATCTGCCCGCCGGGCAGGAAACCGACGTCCCAGGCGTGGCTCAGACCGCCCACGACCTCCTCCACCTTGAGACCGGTGGGGGCCTGCGCCTGCGACGGGGGTGGTGGCGCGCCGCTACCCGTCGTGGTGGTGGAACACCCGGCGACGAGGGCGACGGCCAGCACTCCGACGAGTCGGTTCATGTGTCCACGATGACGGATTCGCGGTGTGGTGGCTGTTGGCGGGGGGTCAAGGTGCGCCGGAACGATCGCGGGTCCCGCCTGGTCGACCCGGTCGAGCGCTCGCACCTCGTCGGTGCGACGGTGCGGTCCGGTCGGGACCGGCGTGAGGTCGGCGCCGCCTGTCGGGAACTCGTGAAGGCCGGGATCCCTGTCGTGTGTCCGGTCGGGGTCGTTCGCCGTTCCGGAGGAAGCGGACGACCGCTGAGGCTCAGGCCGTCGCGCCCAGGTGTTCCGCGACGTCCTCCGGCAGCGGGTACGGGCGTTCCGGCGGCAGCAGCGCCGTGGCCTCGGCCAGGGAGCCGGCGCGGACCAGGGCGTGGATCTGGTGCGCCAGCGGGGTCACGTCGGTCAGGCCGGTGATCCACTCATCGACGTACCTGGTGCTGGTCGCGCCCGCCAGGCCCAGTTGCAGGGAGCGGTGGTCCAGCGGGTTGTGGTGGAGGTCGCGTTCCGGGTCCCACTGGACGCGGACCTCGGGTTTCGCCGTGGTGGTGTCGTGGCTCAGGACGGCGGCGCGGAGGGCGGATTCGAAGCCCGACCGGGTGATCCGGACGGCCAGCACGTGCTCCTGGCCCTCCTTCAGGCCCCAGCCGCAGCGGTACATCATCCACAGGAACGACGGTTTGACCCAGGTCATCCGGCCCGGTTTGAACGGGGGGACGAAGGTGCCCGCGGCCAGTGCCGGGAGGGCGATGGCGGGGGAGTAGGCCTGGTAGACGGTGATGTGCCGATCGTCGTGGTCGGCTCTGACCTCTTTGTCCTTCACCACTCCAGCGTGCCGGGGACGTCAACCGGGTTGGCCGGGACGCGGCAGCGCCGCGTCCCGGCCGAAGGGGGCTACTCCTGCTCCACCGCGACGTCGGTGTACTCCGACGAGTCGGCCGTGGAGATCGTGGACTCGTACAGCCGGAGGTTCTCGTCGGCGTCCCGGAAGGCGAACACGACGGGACCGCCGATGCCCGTCTGGTCACCCGAGGGATCGGTGCGCGACACGACCGGGGTGCTGGTCCCCTTGTCGAACAGCGGAGTCCATTCGCGGTAGGCGTCGCTGTTCGGCGACATCTGCCTGGTGACGTTGATGGAGCCACCGGCGCCGCGTGCGGCGATCCGCACGATCCCCTGGCCGTCGACGACGGCGGCCGGCGCGCCCTCGGCGTGGGTGGTGCCGATCGGCTGCCACACGCCGGGGAAGCCGGTCGCGGTCCCCCGCTGCGTCGCGATCGTGCCGTCGGAGCGCAACGCGAAGACCTGCAGGTACCCGTTGCCGCCGCTGACCATCGACGGGAGACCCCGCACGGTGCCCCCGCCCAGCGTGCGCCACGGCCCCAGCGACGTGACGAACGTGGCGACCTTCACCTCGCCGTCGACCGGCCGGGTGCGGCCGACGATCTCGAAGGCCAGATCCCAGGGCACCACCTGGAAGTCCGGGCCGATGTCGGTGACGCCCAGGTCCCGCCAGCCCGTGAAGGGGCCGCCGTCCTCGGACTGCGCTGTGGTCCACAGCCTGTTGTCGCGGTCCAACGCGAACCCGCGCACGGCGCCGCTGGGCCCGCGCGCGAACTTCACCGGCCCGGACATCCACCCGCCGAGGGCCGCGGGGTCGGACCA
This window contains:
- a CDS encoding prolyl oligopeptidase family serine peptidase — protein: MEPSQPSPRRRRRAVILTTTAVVVLLLAAGGVLGGGWYYSGQLLEPANAQPGFGDTSAGPAGDAAKPAVLLEESEDTVLPGTWGLVWQGGTARVGPVKGRPCGKVQRPLIDGAAPPAGTKVRMQASVWTTDPRTAHRLDYTDVQIPTELGDAPAWFVPGTSTTWAITVHGRAGARTEALRVMPRLHERGLPVLAVTYRNDGAEGAPASPDGLYHLGGTEWRDVEAAIGYAQGHGATRVLLYGWSMGGAIVGQVLALSPLAAIVAGVVLDAPVTSWTKTLELQAANRGVPTAIVPVAEVVSDWRADIGFDQFDLIANPPRVKPSTLIFHGDADGTVPVQASRDLAAAAERLRWPLRYVEVRGADHTAEWNVDPGAYTRNLDDFLTTVIGTS
- a CDS encoding TetR/AcrR family transcriptional regulator → MTGKERREQLLAVARALFAEKGYEVTSVEEIAHRAGVSKPVVYEHFGGKEGIYAVVVDREMEALMAQIVNALSGGHPRELLEQAACALLDYIEGSSDGFRILVRDSPVASSTGTFSSLLNDIASQVESILGTHFTQQGYDRKLAALYSQALVGMVALTGQWWLEVRKPGKDEVAAHLVNLAWNGLSHMDHRPGLTIR
- a CDS encoding PQQ-dependent sugar dehydrogenase; its protein translation is MNRLVGVLAVALVAGCSTTTTGSGAPPPPSQAQAPTGLKVEEVVGGLSHAWDVGFLPGGQMLVTQRDGKLTLVKDGKATDVKADLADVEPRGEGGLMGLVVHPDFLTSHRFTTCQTSRDDVRLVTWQLSDDGTSAQRIKNPLLGGLPVNPSGRHSGCRPTIAQDGSLLVGTGDTANGTAAQNLDSLGGKVLRISLETGAAQSDNPIAGSRVYTYGHRNVQGVAVNPKTGQVFTAEHGPDIDDELNLLKPGANYGWDPGQGGTKPGYDEGVPMTDLQRFPDAVPAVWVSGDPTEAISGAAFLASSQWGDLEGVLAVAALKGSKLMLFTLTPEGGVHSVAVPAELDGTHGRLRAARLGPDGALYVTSSNGTDDKLLKVTRG
- a CDS encoding DUF4291 domain-containing protein encodes the protein MKDKEVRADHDDRHITVYQAYSPAIALPALAAGTFVPPFKPGRMTWVKPSFLWMMYRCGWGLKEGQEHVLAVRITRSGFESALRAAVLSHDTTTAKPEVRVQWDPERDLHHNPLDHRSLQLGLAGATSTRYVDEWITGLTDVTPLAHQIHALVRAGSLAEATALLPPERPYPLPEDVAEHLGATA